In a single window of the Anguilla rostrata isolate EN2019 chromosome 6, ASM1855537v3, whole genome shotgun sequence genome:
- the si:ch73-382f3.1 gene encoding THAP domain-containing protein 1 — protein sequence MGGCSAPNCSNSTTIGKQLFRFPKDPVRMRKWVINCRRDFVPTPCSRLCQDHFEESQFEEIARSPAGGRKLKPNAIPTLFNVPDPPSPITPVIVLPLKSEPVEKEQNLGDHGYARRQPKGDLEGGDPAGLRLEEERPCSLCQQYKAQLEKQQQHTARLQKEAEEMKKKLNKLNKIEKGLQMFLYEDQIRALTLAKRSRRAVWSQDTVVTARRIQCAVGVKGYEFLRELGYPLPSYRTLSNRLKPKIMVPSAMQEELAELGLGVIATYDSPEDNGASEEGFIGVIS from the exons ATGGGAGGATGCTCCGCTCCAAATTGCTCAAATTCTACAACAATAGGAAAGCAGCTGTTTCGTTTCCCGAAAGACCCGGTGCGAATGAGAAAATGGGTTATCAATTGTCGACGTGATTTTGTGCCAACTCCATGTTCCAGGCTGTGTCAG GACCATTTTGAGGAGAGCCAGTTCGAAGAGATCGCCAGGTCCCCTGCAGGCGGAAGGAAGCTGAAACCAAATGCGATCCCGACTCTATTTAATGTGCCCGACCCCCCTTCTCCCATCACCCCCGTTATCGTGTTACCTCTCAAATCTGAGCCGG TGGAGAAGGAGCAGAACTTGGGGGATCACGGATATGCTCGCCGTCAGCCCAAAGGAGACTTGGAGGGGGGTGACCCTGCTGGTCtgaggctggaggaggagcggccGTGCTCTCTGTGTCAGCAGTACAAGGCCCAGCTggagaaacagcagcagcacacagccagaCTGCAGAAGGAG GCAGAAGAGATGAAGAAGAAACTGAACAAGCTGAACAAGATCGAGAAGGGCctgcagatgtttctgtacgAGGACCAGATCCGGGCGCTGACCCTGGCCAAGCGTTCCCGCCGGGCCGTCTGGTCCCAGGACACGGTGGTGACGGCCCGGCGGATTCAGTGCGCCGTGGGCGTGAAGGGCTACGAGTTCCTGCGCGAACTGGgctaccccctcccctcttacAGAACTTTGTCCAACCGCCTGAAACCCAAAATCATGGTGCCCTCCGccatgcaggaggagctggccgAACTCGGGCTGGGGGTCATTGCCACGTACGACAGTCCCGAGGACAATGGGGCGAGCGAAGAGGGATTTATTGGGGTGATTTCGTAA
- the toe1 gene encoding target of EGR1 protein 1 has translation MTTSMIVPVIDVQGNNFKELWPAMLLAIKTSSFIAVDTELSGLGSRKALLAESIEDRYKAICHAARTRSVLSLGIACYKKLENKADDTYLVQVYNLTLLCVEEYIIEPQSVQFLVQHGFDFNKQYAQGIPYYKGNDKGGDVHGQNVRTLFVELLRARRPLVVHNGLIDMVFLYQCFYAHLPERLGTFTADLSEMFPAGVFDTKYAAEYELRFAASYLEYAYKKCKLDNCKLVNAGGSSPNLFLEFCSYSGHLCSYVDYRPCSQESSQDGPQDVCLRFSAYGWCPSGSSCPMSHNTDLIIQQDEKTKENKRRKRKKRKHKANQEAGGGEGGCLSPNKKPCLEEGSSEHKEGELAMETLPAKEGELATGTSPPTEPEPMNDQPQVEEEPQTDAHVLTDEGNGGNGVCEPQPPPAEGAPESQPPGGKTAAQAKKAEGGTHRAGFDAFMTGYIFSFACTLKRSPDEPSSESLLPECLNKLYLSGKSVPLHIAKSTFSKSSKAHTHKMEVVWGKS, from the exons ATGACTACCTCGATGATAGTTCCTGTCATCGATGTACAGGGCAATAATTTCAAGGAGCTGTGGCCAGCAATGCTGTTGGCGATTAAAACGTCCTCTTTCATTGCAGTTGATACA GAGTTGAGTGGGTTGGGAAGCAGAAAGGCCTTACTGGCCGA atcaatCGAAGATAGATACAAAGCCATATGCCATGCGGCTCGCACGCGCTCTGTGCTGTCTTTGGGAATTGCGTGTTACAAAAAACTCGAGAACAAA GCAGATGATACCTACCTGGTGCAGGTGTACAACCTTACTCTGCTCTGTGTAGAAGAGTACATTATCGAGCCCCAGTCCGTGCAGTTTCTGGTTCAGCACGGATTCGACTTCAACAAACAGTACGCCCAGGGCATCCCTTACTACAAGGGCAATGACAAG GGCGGGGACGTCCACGGGCAGAACGTGCGCACGCTGTTCGTGGAGCTGCTGCGCGCGCGCCGCCCGCTGGTGGTGCACAACGGCCTGATCGACATGGTCTTCCTGTACCAGTGCTTCTACGCCCACCTGCCGGAGCGGCTGGGCACCTTCACCGCCGACCTGTCGGAGATGTTCCCCGCCGGCGTCTTCGACACCAAGTACGCCGCCGAGTACGAGCTGCGCTTCGCCGCCTCGTACCTGGAGTACGCCTACAAGAAGTG CAAGCTGGACAACTGTAAGCTGGTGAATGCTGGGGGGAGCAGCCccaacctgttcctggagttctGCAGTTACTCGGGGCATCTGTGCAGCTACGTGGACTACCGGCCCTGCTCGCAGGAGTCCAGCCAGGACGGGCCGCAGGACGTCTGCCTGCGCTTCTCC GCCTACGGCTGGTGCCCCAGTGGATCCAGCTGTCCCATGTCCCACAACACAGACCTCATCATTCAGCAGGATGAGAAGACCAAGGAGAacaagaggaggaagaggaaaaagaggaagCACAAGGCCAATcaggaggcggggggcggggagggaggcTGCCTCTCCCCGAACAAGAAGCCTTGTCTGGAGGAGGGGTCCTCTGAGCACAAAGAAGGGGAACTGGCCATGGAGACGCTGCCTGCCAAAGAAGGGGAACTGGCCACGGGGACGTCCCCTCCCACTGAGCCGGAACCAATGAACGACCAGccccaggtggaggaggagcctcAGACCGACGCGCACGTGCTGACCGACGAGGGAAACGGTGGGAACGGGGTCTGCGAGCCTCAGCCCccgccagcagagggcgctccCGAGAGCCAGCCGCCCGGCGGGAAGACGGCGGCCCAAGCCAAGAAGGCCGAGGGCGGCACTCACCGGGCGGGGTTCGACGCCTTCATGACCGGGTACATCTTCTCCTTCGCCTGCACCCTGAAGCGCAGCCCAGACGAGCCGAGCTCAGAAAGCCTCCTCCCCGAGTGCCTGAACAAGCTCTACCTCAGCGGAAAGTCTGTCCCCCTGCACATCGCCAAGAGCACCTTCTCCAAGTCCTCCAAAGCCCACACCCACAAGATGGAGGTCGTGTGGGGGAAGAGCTGA